Proteins encoded by one window of Acetivibrio thermocellus ATCC 27405:
- the asnA gene encoding aspartate--ammonia ligase, with the protein MVEKIDRLIIPPDYHPTLSVRETEAAIKKIKDFFETALAAELNLSRVSAPLFVRPETGMNDNLNGVERPVSFDVKAIGGNTVEIVHSLAKWKRMALAKYGFKVGEGLYTDMNAIRRDEDLDNLHSIYVDQWDWELVINKEDRNEETLKNIVKKIYNVLKKTEDFIAEQYPQIPKFLPEDIFFITTQELEDMYPELSPKEREDAIAKEKKAIFLMKIGGVLKSGKKHDGRAPDYDDWTLNGDIILWYPLLERSFEISSMGIRVDENSLLSQLKEAGCEERKEMKFHKDLLQGKLPYTIGGGIGQSRICMYFLKKAHIGEVQSSVWPDSMIEICENANINLL; encoded by the coding sequence GTGGTTGAGAAGATAGACAGGCTTATAATTCCGCCGGATTACCATCCGACTTTGTCGGTTAGAGAGACGGAAGCGGCAATTAAAAAAATAAAGGACTTTTTTGAGACGGCACTGGCAGCGGAGTTGAACTTAAGCAGGGTTTCTGCGCCTCTTTTTGTAAGACCTGAGACAGGCATGAATGATAACCTCAACGGAGTGGAAAGACCGGTATCTTTTGATGTAAAGGCTATCGGCGGAAATACAGTGGAGATTGTGCATTCCCTTGCAAAATGGAAGCGTATGGCTTTGGCAAAATACGGATTTAAAGTGGGAGAAGGGCTTTATACCGACATGAATGCCATAAGAAGGGACGAGGATTTGGACAACCTTCATTCCATATATGTGGACCAATGGGACTGGGAATTGGTGATTAATAAAGAAGACAGAAATGAAGAGACTTTGAAAAATATAGTGAAAAAAATATATAATGTTCTTAAAAAGACCGAAGACTTTATTGCTGAACAATATCCTCAAATACCAAAATTTTTGCCGGAAGATATATTCTTTATTACGACCCAGGAGCTGGAGGACATGTATCCCGAGCTTTCTCCGAAGGAGAGAGAGGATGCAATTGCAAAGGAGAAAAAAGCGATATTTCTCATGAAAATAGGAGGTGTTCTCAAATCAGGGAAGAAACATGACGGAAGGGCACCGGATTACGATGACTGGACGTTGAACGGGGACATAATTTTGTGGTATCCTTTGCTGGAAAGGTCTTTTGAGATATCTTCCATGGGAATAAGAGTGGATGAAAATTCATTGCTAAGTCAGCTGAAAGAAGCCGGTTGCGAGGAAAGAAAAGAAATGAAATTCCACAAAGATTTGCTTCAAGGAAAGCTCCCTTACACCATTGGAGGGGGTATCGGACAGTCGAGGATTTGCATGTATTTTCTGAAGAAGGCTCATATAGGAGAGGTTCAATCTTCGGTATGGCCGGATTCAATGATTGAAATTTGCGAAAATGCAAATATTAATTTATTATAG
- a CDS encoding YtxH domain-containing protein has product MGVMDYLRKRKIEKKRAARKKAVKNAAIGAGLGAAVGVTAGILLAPKSGKETREDIARNAKKATEAVSENTKKAVDKVSETSKKAVDTIRTTINEAKAKIAERKAAKARKEAAATEEVEDGGESTEVKE; this is encoded by the coding sequence ATGGGAGTAATGGATTATCTTAGGAAAAGAAAAATTGAAAAGAAAAGAGCCGCAAGAAAGAAAGCCGTAAAGAACGCAGCAATAGGCGCAGGATTGGGAGCTGCTGTTGGTGTGACAGCAGGAATATTGTTGGCACCTAAATCAGGAAAAGAAACAAGAGAGGATATTGCCAGAAATGCCAAAAAGGCAACCGAAGCAGTATCCGAAAACACAAAAAAAGCCGTTGACAAGGTATCTGAAACTTCCAAAAAGGCTGTGGATACAATTAGAACAACCATAAATGAAGCAAAAGCGAAAATAGCGGAAAGAAAAGCCGCCAAAGCCAGGAAAGAAGCGGCCGCAACCGAGGAAGTTGAGGATGGCGGCGAGAGCACTGAGGTTAAAGAATAA
- a CDS encoding glycoside hydrolase family 48 protein, which yields MKLRYKVRRRRRIITCCGIIAAVIVVSTLIITIKNSFKPSRQSSNSNVTYSKENVQSVYSDRFIALFEDIQKQGYLSEEGIPYHSIETLLVEAPDYGHLTTSEAMSYMVWLGATYGKLTGDWTYFKDAWDKTEQYIIPDPERDQPGVNSYIPTQPAQYAPEADSPEKYPTPGDINAPTGIDPIADELASTYGTKAIYQMHWLLDVDNWYGYGNHGDGTSRCSYINTYQRGSGESVWETIPHPSWEDFRWGQVNNGGFLKLFGNFGEPVRQWRYTSASDADARQIQATYWAYLWSKEQGKEKELQPYFEKAAKMGDYLRYTFFDKYFRPIGVQDSGRAGTGYDSCHYLLSWYASWGGDINGTWSWRIGSSHCHQGYQNPMAAYALAKESIFTPKSKNAKKDWEQSLDRQIELFLYLQSAEGAIAGGVTNSWSGAYGKYPEGTSTFYDMAYDPHPVYNDPPSNRWFGFQAWSMERIMEYYYLTGDSRVKELCKKWVSWAIENTRLKSDGTYEIPSTLEWSGQPDPWTGKPSENKNLHCTVTEWTVDVGVTASYAKALIYYAAATEKHEKKIDDKARETAKQLLDRMWHNYRDKKGVAAKEPRADYKRFFDEVYIPHDFSGINAQGAEIKNGITFIDLRPKYKEDKDYKMVEEAIKSGKDPVMTYHRYWAQAEVAMANAMYHIFFEQKKDGLVPGINSDDSNSSSETQKSETPDYTPDSLSTSDATITESPANTNSPDENPSPQNTSAPTNVPLNPANTPYNSSNAAPNSPNTPARPSNTTAGSPAGNNTVGRLILQYANGNGSDTTNTINPRFKLINNSGSPVKLSDVKIRYYYTIDGEKGQQFWCDWSSAGNSNVTGKFVKLSSPKNNADYYLEIGFTEGAGSIEPGMSVEVQARFSKDDWSNYSQANDYSFSASANDYGNSNHIALYISGRLVSGNEP from the coding sequence ATGAAATTAAGATACAAGGTAAGGCGAAGAAGAAGGATTATTACATGCTGCGGCATAATTGCCGCCGTTATCGTTGTTTCAACTCTGATAATCACAATCAAAAACAGCTTTAAACCTTCCAGACAATCATCCAATTCAAATGTTACATATTCCAAAGAAAATGTTCAATCAGTCTATTCCGACAGGTTTATAGCTCTTTTTGAAGACATCCAGAAACAAGGTTATCTCAGCGAAGAAGGAATTCCGTACCATTCCATAGAAACACTTTTGGTGGAAGCTCCGGACTATGGACATCTCACTACCAGTGAAGCCATGAGCTACATGGTCTGGCTCGGAGCAACCTACGGGAAACTTACCGGTGACTGGACATATTTTAAAGATGCATGGGACAAGACAGAACAATACATAATACCCGATCCCGAAAGAGACCAACCCGGCGTTAATTCATACATTCCGACCCAGCCTGCCCAATATGCGCCGGAAGCCGACTCTCCCGAAAAATATCCAACACCAGGCGATATCAATGCACCCACAGGCATAGATCCCATTGCAGACGAACTTGCCTCAACTTACGGTACAAAAGCCATATATCAAATGCACTGGCTCCTGGACGTTGACAACTGGTACGGGTACGGAAATCACGGGGACGGTACAAGCCGCTGTTCTTATATAAACACTTATCAGAGAGGCTCCGGTGAATCCGTATGGGAAACAATACCCCACCCCTCGTGGGAAGACTTTAGATGGGGACAAGTCAACAACGGAGGATTTCTAAAACTTTTTGGAAACTTCGGCGAGCCTGTAAGGCAGTGGCGTTACACCTCAGCCTCCGATGCCGATGCAAGACAGATTCAGGCAACTTACTGGGCTTACCTTTGGTCCAAAGAGCAAGGCAAAGAAAAGGAACTTCAGCCCTATTTTGAAAAAGCGGCAAAAATGGGTGATTATCTAAGGTATACTTTCTTTGACAAATATTTCAGACCTATAGGGGTGCAAGACAGCGGAAGAGCCGGCACAGGATATGACAGCTGCCATTATCTTTTATCCTGGTATGCCTCATGGGGAGGCGATATCAACGGAACCTGGAGCTGGAGAATCGGAAGCTCCCATTGCCATCAGGGCTACCAAAATCCGATGGCCGCCTACGCATTGGCAAAGGAATCCATTTTCACTCCAAAATCCAAAAACGCTAAAAAGGATTGGGAGCAAAGTCTTGACCGTCAGATTGAACTGTTTTTGTACCTTCAAAGTGCCGAAGGTGCCATAGCCGGCGGTGTAACCAACAGCTGGTCAGGTGCGTACGGCAAATATCCTGAAGGCACAAGCACATTCTACGATATGGCTTATGATCCGCATCCTGTTTACAATGATCCACCGAGCAACAGATGGTTTGGATTTCAGGCATGGTCAATGGAAAGGATTATGGAATACTATTATCTTACAGGAGACAGCCGGGTTAAGGAACTCTGCAAAAAATGGGTCTCATGGGCAATAGAAAACACCCGTTTAAAAAGTGACGGAACCTACGAGATTCCTTCCACCCTGGAATGGTCCGGCCAGCCCGACCCATGGACAGGAAAACCCAGTGAAAATAAAAACCTTCACTGTACCGTCACAGAGTGGACAGTGGACGTGGGAGTAACCGCTTCATATGCAAAAGCGCTTATTTACTATGCCGCCGCCACGGAAAAACATGAAAAGAAAATTGATGACAAAGCCCGTGAAACAGCCAAACAGCTTCTCGACAGAATGTGGCACAATTACAGGGATAAAAAGGGTGTGGCCGCAAAGGAACCAAGGGCTGATTACAAACGTTTCTTTGATGAAGTTTACATCCCTCATGATTTTTCCGGCATCAATGCCCAGGGCGCCGAAATAAAGAACGGAATAACCTTTATAGATCTTCGTCCAAAATACAAAGAAGACAAAGATTATAAAATGGTGGAAGAAGCCATAAAAAGCGGCAAAGATCCGGTAATGACCTATCATCGTTACTGGGCACAGGCCGAAGTGGCAATGGCAAACGCCATGTATCACATTTTCTTTGAGCAGAAAAAAGACGGACTGGTACCGGGTATAAACTCTGATGACAGCAATTCATCCTCTGAAACTCAAAAATCCGAAACACCGGATTATACCCCGGACAGTTTGTCAACCTCCGATGCAACAATAACAGAAAGTCCGGCAAACACAAACAGCCCGGATGAAAATCCATCACCGCAGAACACCTCAGCACCAACCAACGTACCGCTTAATCCCGCCAACACTCCATATAATTCATCCAACGCAGCACCCAACTCACCCAATACACCAGCCAGACCGTCCAACACAACAGCCGGATCACCCGCAGGTAATAACACCGTAGGCAGGTTAATACTGCAATATGCCAACGGCAACGGTTCAGATACTACAAATACTATAAATCCAAGGTTTAAACTCATCAACAACTCCGGTTCACCTGTTAAACTGTCAGATGTCAAGATAAGATACTATTACACCATTGATGGGGAAAAAGGTCAGCAATTCTGGTGTGACTGGAGCTCTGCAGGAAACTCCAACGTAACCGGAAAATTTGTAAAACTTTCCTCTCCCAAAAACAATGCCGACTATTACCTGGAAATAGGCTTTACCGAAGGAGCAGGAAGCATAGAGCCCGGCATGAGCGTGGAAGTGCAGGCAAGATTTTCAAAGGATGACTGGTCCAATTACAGCCAGGCAAACGATTACTCCTTCTCTGCATCCGCCAATGACTACGGAAATTCAAACCACATAGCCCTCTATATATCCGGAAGGCTTGTATCGGGAAACGAACCGTAA
- a CDS encoding NAD-dependent protein deacylase produces the protein MEIDTFREMVEKSGSIVFFGGAGVSTESGIPDFRSSTGIYGQKTRYSYPPEVMLSHSFFMEHTEEFFEFYKEKMIYKDAKPNAAHIALAKLEKHGKLKAVITQNIDGLHQAAGSENVIELHGSIHRNRCMKCNESYDLEYVLNSPGTVPLCKKCNGIVKPCVVLYEEPLDTDSIDRAVDYIEKADMLIVGGTSLAVYPAAGLIQYYRGDRLVLINKSPTPYDRRANLIIRDSIGAVLGSVV, from the coding sequence ATGGAAATTGACACTTTCAGGGAAATGGTCGAAAAAAGCGGTAGCATTGTGTTCTTTGGCGGCGCCGGTGTGTCTACGGAAAGCGGAATTCCGGATTTCAGGAGCAGCACCGGAATCTATGGACAAAAGACCAGGTATTCCTATCCGCCGGAGGTTATGCTCAGCCATAGCTTTTTTATGGAGCATACGGAGGAGTTCTTTGAGTTTTACAAAGAAAAAATGATATACAAGGATGCAAAGCCTAATGCCGCCCATATTGCACTGGCTAAGCTGGAGAAGCATGGGAAACTGAAGGCGGTCATAACCCAGAATATTGACGGACTGCATCAGGCGGCCGGGTCCGAAAATGTTATTGAACTTCACGGAAGCATCCACAGAAACAGGTGCATGAAGTGCAATGAAAGCTATGACCTGGAGTATGTTTTAAACAGTCCCGGGACTGTGCCGCTGTGCAAAAAGTGCAACGGAATTGTAAAGCCGTGTGTGGTTTTGTATGAAGAGCCTCTCGATACCGACAGTATAGACCGGGCAGTGGATTACATAGAGAAGGCGGACATGTTGATTGTGGGCGGAACATCCCTTGCGGTTTATCCCGCGGCGGGGCTTATACAATATTACCGGGGGGACAGGCTTGTTCTTATCAACAAGTCGCCGACGCCGTATGACAGAAGGGCAAACCTGATTATAAGGGACAGCATAGGTGCGGTGCTGGGAAGCGTGGTTTGA
- a CDS encoding LiaF domain-containing protein: protein MKKNNSGIFFGLFIIFIGIVLILSQFGMLDLDKIVNFLSDHISTIISLLLIVTGVNLVFDKYNGVKFFAWTAFFAVLLISGCIYGGATENKIERSTNKAYIRPFTEEKLPETEEGRLKMKLSGQNLKIGSTESGLIKGDMTDSGVQYKVDYKKNNKVADIDFKMESGFFLENVKNLVSMNGSDSKSWTTEEPLEVLLNTDVLWDIDLKFGGTDGEIDLSSLKVEEFELDGGAGNIKLILGDRHPSTKVDIDAGAANFKIFVPKNSGIKVEVDGLLSSVSFKDLTLEQTKKKTYVSPEYDNAKNKIEIDIDIGAGSVEINGI, encoded by the coding sequence ATGAAAAAGAATAACAGTGGCATATTTTTTGGACTTTTTATAATTTTTATTGGTATAGTGCTCATACTATCTCAGTTTGGTATGCTGGACCTTGACAAAATAGTGAATTTCCTTTCAGATCATATATCAACTATAATCTCTTTGCTGCTTATTGTGACGGGAGTAAACCTTGTTTTTGACAAGTATAATGGGGTTAAATTCTTTGCGTGGACGGCTTTCTTTGCAGTACTGTTAATATCCGGCTGCATCTATGGTGGTGCAACGGAAAATAAGATTGAGAGAAGCACTAATAAGGCCTATATCAGACCCTTTACTGAGGAAAAGCTGCCCGAAACGGAGGAAGGGCGGTTAAAGATGAAGCTGAGCGGACAAAATCTGAAAATTGGTTCCACCGAGTCCGGGTTAATCAAGGGAGATATGACAGATTCCGGTGTTCAGTACAAAGTGGATTATAAAAAGAATAATAAAGTTGCTGATATTGATTTTAAAATGGAGTCAGGATTTTTCCTGGAGAACGTCAAAAATCTTGTTTCCATGAATGGGTCTGATTCAAAAAGTTGGACAACGGAAGAACCGCTGGAGGTTTTGCTGAATACGGATGTGCTGTGGGATATAGACTTGAAGTTTGGAGGCACTGACGGTGAGATAGATTTATCGTCTCTTAAAGTGGAAGAGTTTGAGTTGGACGGTGGTGCGGGAAATATCAAGCTTATATTGGGAGACAGACACCCTTCAACAAAAGTTGATATTGATGCCGGGGCTGCCAATTTTAAAATATTTGTACCTAAGAACTCGGGTATCAAAGTTGAGGTTGATGGACTGCTGAGCTCTGTAAGTTTCAAAGACTTGACCCTTGAACAGACTAAAAAGAAAACTTATGTTTCGCCGGAATATGACAACGCAAAAAATAAAATAGAGATCGATATAGATATTGGAGCAGGTTCTGTTGAGATTAATGGGATTTAG
- a CDS encoding Na/Pi cotransporter family protein has protein sequence MNFRLVIVIVNIIIGTICIVYGVKLMSSSLEKANIRRMKKYLSLFTEKVPLATLTGTVLTALVQSSTAITVITVGLVNSGMLKLTQAVGIIYGANIGTTITAQLMSFRLTNFSYIIIGLGLLIAFFSKRRTPANMGWALTGLGIMFAGLNILNLGVPYIKENDNIYELFRVYGQNPLIGLLTGMVTTMLVQSSSATVGLTIVLFNTGLISFESALGLTLGDNIGTCITAQLSSIGTSISAKRTAWAHTLYNVIGTIIAFIFLKPFAFMIQAITYGIGQDETRLIANAHTIFNILSALVFLPITGYYVKFLEWLIREKE, from the coding sequence ATGAATTTCAGACTTGTTATAGTTATTGTAAATATAATAATCGGAACAATATGCATCGTATACGGCGTAAAACTGATGAGCTCAAGTCTCGAGAAAGCAAACATCCGCAGGATGAAGAAGTATCTCTCCCTTTTTACCGAGAAAGTGCCGCTGGCCACCCTTACCGGTACTGTTCTTACGGCACTGGTTCAAAGCAGTACGGCCATAACTGTTATAACCGTCGGTCTGGTAAATTCCGGAATGTTGAAATTGACCCAGGCGGTGGGTATAATATACGGCGCAAACATTGGAACCACAATAACAGCCCAGCTCATGTCTTTCAGACTTACCAATTTTTCATACATCATAATCGGACTGGGACTTCTTATTGCTTTTTTCTCCAAAAGAAGAACCCCTGCAAACATGGGCTGGGCACTTACCGGCCTTGGCATCATGTTTGCAGGGCTCAACATACTGAATTTGGGAGTGCCATATATAAAAGAAAATGACAATATTTATGAACTCTTCAGAGTTTACGGACAGAATCCCCTCATAGGCCTTCTTACAGGCATGGTGACAACCATGCTTGTTCAAAGCAGCAGCGCTACTGTCGGCCTTACCATTGTACTTTTCAATACAGGCCTTATAAGCTTTGAATCCGCCCTCGGTCTTACCCTGGGCGACAATATCGGAACGTGCATCACCGCACAACTTTCCAGTATCGGCACTTCAATTTCCGCAAAGCGAACCGCATGGGCCCATACCCTCTATAACGTTATTGGAACCATAATAGCATTTATTTTTCTTAAGCCTTTTGCTTTTATGATTCAGGCCATAACTTACGGCATCGGGCAGGATGAAACCCGTCTGATTGCCAATGCCCATACGATTTTCAATATATTAAGCGCCCTTGTCTTTCTTCCGATAACAGGATACTATGTGAAATTTTTAGAATGGCTTATAAGGGAAAAAGAATAG
- the asnS gene encoding asparagine--tRNA ligase, with the protein MKTTLVKSLYRNTKDYVGKEIVVAGWVRTVRDSKAFGFIELNDGSFFKNLQIVFEEKNLPNFKEIAKLSVGSAIIAHGELVETPGAKQPFELKATKIEIEGASTPDYPLQKKRHSFEYLRTIAHLRPRTNTFSAVFRVRSLLAYAIHKFFQERGFVYVHTPIITGSDAEGAGQMFKVTTLDINNPPRKEDGTVDFSKDFFDRETNLTVSGQLEGETYSMAFRNIYTFGPTFRAENSNTARHAAEFWMVEPEIAFADLEDDMELAEDMLKYIINYCLENAPEEMEFFNNFIDNTLLDRLNNIVSSDFAHVTYTEAIDILSKADQKFEYPVKWGNDLQTEHERYLTEKVFKKPVFVTDYPKDIKAFYMRLNDDNKTVAAMDLLVPGVGEIIGGSQREERLDYLENRMKELGLKMEDYWWYLDLRRYGSTRHAGFGLGFERAIMYITGMSNIRDVIPFPRTVHSAEF; encoded by the coding sequence ATGAAAACTACACTGGTAAAAAGTCTTTATAGAAATACAAAAGATTATGTGGGAAAGGAAATAGTTGTTGCCGGTTGGGTACGCACGGTCAGAGATTCAAAGGCTTTTGGATTTATTGAACTGAATGACGGTTCTTTTTTTAAAAATCTTCAAATTGTGTTCGAAGAAAAGAACCTTCCCAATTTTAAAGAGATAGCAAAGCTTTCTGTTGGTTCGGCAATTATTGCGCATGGGGAATTAGTTGAGACTCCCGGTGCAAAGCAGCCTTTTGAGTTAAAGGCAACCAAGATTGAAATAGAAGGAGCGTCCACTCCCGATTATCCTCTGCAAAAGAAGAGGCACTCTTTTGAGTACTTAAGGACAATTGCCCATTTGAGACCCAGAACAAACACTTTTTCGGCAGTGTTCAGGGTCAGGTCCCTTCTGGCATACGCCATACATAAATTTTTCCAGGAAAGAGGGTTTGTATATGTTCATACCCCGATTATCACAGGAAGTGACGCGGAAGGGGCAGGACAGATGTTCAAGGTTACAACCCTTGATATAAACAACCCTCCCAGAAAAGAAGACGGAACGGTGGATTTTTCAAAAGACTTTTTTGACAGGGAAACAAATCTTACTGTAAGCGGACAGCTTGAGGGTGAAACATACAGCATGGCCTTTAGAAATATATACACTTTCGGGCCGACTTTCAGAGCGGAGAACTCCAATACGGCAAGGCATGCGGCGGAATTTTGGATGGTGGAGCCGGAAATAGCCTTTGCCGATCTTGAGGATGACATGGAACTTGCAGAGGACATGCTCAAGTATATCATAAATTACTGCCTGGAAAATGCTCCGGAGGAAATGGAGTTCTTTAACAATTTTATTGACAATACACTGCTTGATCGGCTCAACAATATTGTAAGTTCTGATTTTGCCCATGTTACATATACCGAGGCCATTGATATTTTGTCAAAAGCCGATCAAAAATTTGAGTATCCTGTAAAGTGGGGTAACGACCTGCAGACCGAACATGAAAGATACCTTACGGAAAAGGTGTTTAAAAAGCCTGTGTTTGTGACTGACTATCCAAAAGATATAAAAGCCTTTTACATGAGGCTGAATGACGATAACAAAACCGTTGCGGCAATGGACCTTCTTGTGCCAGGTGTCGGAGAGATAATCGGAGGAAGCCAGAGGGAAGAGAGACTGGATTATTTGGAAAACAGAATGAAAGAGCTTGGACTTAAAATGGAGGATTACTGGTGGTACTTGGATCTTCGCAGGTATGGAAGCACCAGACATGCAGGCTTCGGACTGGGATTTGAAAGGGCTATAATGTATATCACCGGCATGTCAAACATAAGAGATGTAATACCTTTCCCGAGAACTGTGCACTCAGCGGAATTTTAA
- a CDS encoding peptidylprolyl isomerase: MIGRTNTKFLAIILICLITAVFTVGCNKSKYSVKHPKVQIEMEDGGKMILELYPEYAPETVDNFITLAEEGFYDGLTFHRIIKGFMIQGGDPNGDGTGGSGKTIKGEFANNGFTKNKLSHTRGVISMARKSNDPNSATSQFFIMHGDAPYLDGDYAAFGKLIEGYDVLDKIANTPVDPNPSNPTELSVPKEEVRIKTVTVLEK; the protein is encoded by the coding sequence ATGATTGGAAGGACCAATACAAAATTCCTTGCAATTATTTTAATTTGTCTTATAACCGCAGTCTTTACCGTCGGCTGCAACAAATCAAAGTACAGTGTCAAGCATCCAAAAGTGCAGATTGAAATGGAAGACGGGGGTAAAATGATCCTTGAACTGTACCCGGAATATGCGCCCGAAACCGTTGACAATTTTATAACCCTTGCAGAAGAAGGATTCTATGACGGTCTCACTTTCCACAGAATAATAAAAGGGTTCATGATACAGGGCGGTGATCCAAACGGTGACGGTACCGGCGGCTCCGGGAAAACCATCAAAGGTGAGTTTGCCAACAACGGTTTTACCAAAAACAAACTGTCTCACACCAGAGGAGTAATATCCATGGCTCGTAAGTCCAACGATCCAAACTCTGCAACCTCACAATTCTTTATAATGCACGGGGACGCACCCTATCTTGACGGAGATTACGCAGCTTTCGGAAAACTTATAGAAGGCTATGATGTATTGGATAAAATAGCAAATACTCCCGTTGATCCAAATCCGTCGAATCCTACCGAACTTTCCGTTCCCAAGGAAGAAGTCAGAATCAAGACAGTAACGGTGCTTGAAAAATAG
- a CDS encoding rubredoxin-like domain-containing protein yields the protein MKKLWKCSVCGYIHEGEDAPEKCPKCDASKDKFVQLSDEDANKVYMSDRTNDIHMEIVNLAARIIALCEEGININLDPPCVEAFKRARNEAWVIKQRSKAEMEGHMKKGKW from the coding sequence ATGAAAAAGCTTTGGAAGTGTTCGGTATGCGGTTATATTCATGAAGGGGAGGATGCACCGGAAAAGTGCCCCAAATGTGATGCTTCGAAGGACAAATTTGTCCAGCTTAGCGATGAAGATGCCAACAAGGTGTACATGTCTGACAGAACAAACGATATTCATATGGAGATTGTCAACCTTGCAGCAAGGATAATAGCACTCTGTGAAGAAGGTATAAATATAAATCTGGACCCGCCTTGTGTGGAAGCATTCAAAAGAGCCAGGAATGAAGCATGGGTTATAAAGCAAAGATCAAAAGCCGAAATGGAAGGTCATATGAAAAAGGGAAAATGGTAA
- a CDS encoding RNA polymerase sigma factor yields the protein MPDFGTFVLRYFQDLSIKEIASIVDIPEGTVKSLLSNGLKELRKLMKDGVRGDENL from the coding sequence ATGCCGGACTTTGGTACTTTTGTGTTAAGGTATTTTCAGGACCTTTCTATAAAAGAGATTGCCTCAATAGTGGATATTCCTGAAGGTACCGTCAAGTCACTACTGAGTAACGGGCTGAAAGAATTGAGAAAACTGATGAAAGACGGCGTGAGAGGAGATGAGAATTTATGA
- a CDS encoding YtrH family sporulation protein, with product MSVFPSNIIYNFLIAFGVIVGASLFAGLGALINDHPPLKTMFQIASSIKIWAVAVALGGTFSTFEILEKGIFKGEIRSIIKQAVYVVVAVIGANVGYGFIRLIQKCGESMFK from the coding sequence TTGTCCGTTTTTCCAAGCAATATAATATACAACTTTTTAATAGCTTTCGGTGTGATTGTGGGTGCAAGCCTGTTTGCAGGGCTGGGAGCTTTGATAAACGACCATCCTCCCCTAAAAACGATGTTTCAGATAGCAAGCTCCATTAAAATATGGGCGGTGGCCGTTGCCCTTGGCGGTACGTTTTCCACTTTTGAAATATTGGAGAAAGGAATATTCAAAGGGGAAATAAGGTCAATAATCAAACAGGCGGTTTATGTTGTAGTGGCCGTGATTGGAGCAAATGTCGGATACGGCTTTATAAGACTTATCCAAAAATGCGGGGAGTCAATGTTCAAATGA
- a CDS encoding PspC domain-containing protein, which produces MKNGLVRSKYDRVISGVCGGIGEYFNIDPTIVRLGFVIATVLFSGLGLFAYIVAIFVIPEADSAANGFTDYAQKGFNDYYDPDKDFSKVLEDDEEYIKKDSHGGKTFVGICLIVLGLVSLLREHFREYISKFIHIDFKILVSLLLIVVGALIIFRGRRRLP; this is translated from the coding sequence ATGAAAAACGGTTTGGTCCGTTCAAAGTATGACAGGGTTATATCAGGTGTGTGTGGGGGAATAGGAGAATATTTTAATATTGACCCTACCATTGTAAGGCTTGGTTTTGTTATAGCGACTGTTTTATTTAGTGGCCTTGGGCTGTTTGCGTATATTGTGGCAATTTTTGTAATACCCGAAGCTGACAGCGCAGCCAATGGCTTTACTGATTATGCCCAAAAAGGATTTAACGATTATTATGACCCTGACAAGGATTTCAGCAAAGTATTGGAAGATGATGAGGAATATATAAAAAAGGATTCTCATGGCGGAAAAACCTTTGTTGGCATTTGTCTCATTGTCCTTGGACTTGTCTCCCTGTTAAGAGAACATTTTAGGGAATATATTAGCAAATTTATTCACATTGATTTTAAAATTTTAGTGTCTTTGCTGCTGATAGTTGTTGGAGCGTTGATTATATTCAGAGGCAGGAGGCGTTTGCCATGA